From a region of the Clupea harengus chromosome 9, Ch_v2.0.2, whole genome shotgun sequence genome:
- the socs9 gene encoding suppressor of cytokine signaling 9: MSVPKDMGERGKERERGARPKVRQSRSEERREAGVSRKGGRGKKKGLPSQGMVMDRPVSDGFKYGDQMGSLVRECGSSSPVRERRRWPGLGSERSTVRLAQDGAYGVSLSELPTQEAEGKAAASGGSSSSNSNSSSRTLRQKIQDAVGQCFPIKSHSTVSSAHIFSPSSVASSSSSSSSSSSSSSSSSLSVSSRRKIHLSELMLDSCPFPAGTELAQKWYLIKQHTAPISQPPLLESSSPGGSVEVGGDAPAAAAVTDTVEDEDDLLRERRRISIEQGVEPPPNAQIHTFEVTAEINPLYKLGPKLAHGMNELAGDDRATLLQQQQQQQQEQQQQQQQEQEQQQQQQQQQLQQQQQQQQLLLQRQHQQHQLLLQSCLDTLDEVAASSSSSTAAAASAASAASSSSSSSSNSSTVLGVTSNLGSGSESTSLRGGCPQSNPPEGDPAKPKERFRIHTQIDYIHCLVPDLLQITNLPCYWGVMDRYQAEALLEAKPEGTFLLRDSAQEDYLFSVSFRRYGRSLHARIEQWNHNFSFDVHDPSVFHAPTVTGLLEHYKDPNSCMFFEPLLSTPVHRTQPFSLQHICRAVISNHTSYDGISALPIPNALKEHLKEYHYKQRVRVRRMDTWWE; this comes from the coding sequence ATGTCTGTGCCCAAAGACATGGGAGAGCGGGGCAAGGAGAGGGAGCGTGGCGCCCGCCCCAAGGTGAGGCAGAGCCgctctgaggagaggagggaagcgGGCGTCAGCAGGAAGGGTGGACGGGGCAAGAAGAAGGGCCTGCCCTCACAAGGCATGGTCATGGATAGGCCAGTTAGCGATGGGTTCAAGTATGGAGATCAGATGGGCAGCTTGGTCAGAGAGTGTGGTTCTTCGTCACCAGTGCGGGAGCGGAGGAGGTGGCCAGGCTTAGGGAGTGAAAGGAGCACTGTGAGGCTGGCACAGGATGGGGCGTATGGGGTGTCTCTCTCAGAGCTGCCCACCCAGGAGGCTGAGGGAAAGGCGGCAGCGAGTGGaggtagcagtagcagtaacagcaacagcagcagccgcaCCCTCAGGCAGAAGATCCAGGATGCGGTGGGCCAGTGCTTCCCGATCAAGAGCCACAGCACAGTGTCCTCCGCTCACATATTCTCTCCTTCATCTGTtgcttcatcttcctcctcctcctcttcatcttcatcctcctcttcgtctTCGTCACTCTCAGTTTCCTCGAGGCGTAAGATCCACCTTAGTGAGCTGATGCTGGACAGCTGCCCTTTCCCAGCTGGGACGGAGCTGGCACAGAAGTGGTACCTCATCAAGCAGCACACGGCGCCCATCTCCCAGCCTCCCCTCCTGGAGTCTTCCTCCCCGGGCGGCTCAGTAGAGGTGGGTGGAGATGCTCCTGCCGCCGCCGCTGTCACTGACACtgtggaggatgaagatgacCTGCTGCGTGAGCGCCGGCGAATCAGCATCGAACAAGGCGTGGAGCCGCCACCCAACGCACAAATCCACACCTTTGAGGTGACGGCGGAGATCAACCCGCTGTACAAACTGGGGCCCAAGCTGGCCCACGGCATGAACGAGCTGGCTGGAGACGACCGAGCCACTCtgctacagcagcagcaacaacaacaacaagagcaacaacaacaacaacagcaggagcaggagcagcagcagcagcagcagcagcagcagctgcagcagcagcaacaacagcagcagctcctaCTTCAgaggcagcatcagcagcaccaGCTGCTCCTCCAGAGCTGCCTGGACACGCTGGATGAAGTGGCtgcctcctcgtcctcttccaCAGCGGCGGCTGCTTCAGCTGCCTCAGCagcctcgtcctcctcctcctcctcctccaactcctCCACTGTCCTGGGGGTCACGTCCAATCTTGGCTCGGGATCGGAATCGACCTCCCTGAGGGGCGGTTGCCCTCAGTCGAACCCCCCTGAGGGCGATCCGGCCAAACCCAAGGAGCGCTTCCGCATCCACACCCAGATTGACTATATCCACTGCCTGGTACCCGACCTGCTGCAGATCACCAACCTGCCCTGCTACTGGGGCGTGATGGACCGCTACCAGGCCGAAGCGCTGCTTGAGGCCAAGCCCGAGGGCACCTTCCTGCTGCGCGACTCGGCCCAGGAGGACTACCTATTCTCGGTGAGCTTCCGCCGATACGGGCGCTCACTGCACGCGCGCATCGAGCAGTGGAACCACAACTTCAGCTTCGACGTGCACGACCCCAGCGTCTTCCATGCGCCCACCGTCACCGGCCTGCTCGAGCACTACAAGGACCCCAACTCGTGCATGTTCTTCGAGCCGCTGCTGTCCACGCCTGTGCACCGCACACAGCCCTTTAGCCTGCAGCACATCTGCCGCGCCGTCATCAGCAACCACACCAGCTATGACGGCATCAGTGCCCTGCCCATCCCAAACGCGCTCAAGGAGCACCTCAAGGAGTACCATTACAAGCAGAGGGTGCGCGTGCGCAGGATGGACACATGGTGGGAGTAG